A stretch of the Aegilops tauschii subsp. strangulata cultivar AL8/78 chromosome 4, Aet v6.0, whole genome shotgun sequence genome encodes the following:
- the LOC141022020 gene encoding uncharacterized protein: MNDDLSTPPIMSWNVRGLISPAKREAVREVVAAHRAAILCMQETKIDVWSPALVCDIGGATLQGCAVMPAIGTRGGIAILWNRDLVDVVTHAVGQFAITVRITISRRPTSFWLTSVYGPTDDASKEAFLAEISSAAPPASEPWIINGDFNQIYEAREKNNLNLNRRLMGASGRP, from the coding sequence ATGAATGACGACCTGTCCACTCCTCCGATCATGAGCTGGAACGTACGCGGCCTGATCTCGCCGGCGAAGAGAGAAGCTGTTAGAGAAGTAGTTGCTGCACATCGCGCGGCCATTCTGTGCATGCAAGAGACCAAGATAGATGTTTGGTCGCCAGCCCTCGTCTGCGACATTGGTGGCGCAACGCTGCAAGGATGTGCGGTCATGCCCGCCATCGGCACCCGCGGTGGCATTGCCATTCTATGGAACCGAGACCTAGTAGATGTCGTCACCCACGCCGTTGGCCAATTTGCAATCACGGTCAGGATCACCATATCTAGACGCCCCACCTCCTTCTGGCTAACCTCGGTCTACGGACCAACTGACGACGCCAGCAAGGAGGCTTTCCTCGCTGAGATCTCGAGCGCTGCCCCGCCTGCTTCTGAGCCTTGGATTATCAACGGCGATTTTAATCAAATCTACGAGGCCAGGGAGAAGAACAACCTAAACCTCAATAGGAGGCTGATGGGCGCTTCAGGGCGGCCATAG